From Hoeflea sp. 108:
TGCTTGCCCGAAACCGAGCCGAGCGTGCCGACAACCTTGCCGCCTGACATGAGGTCGGTGCCAGGGGCAGGCAGGTCGGAGGCAGCGGATATCAAAAGCACGCGGCGGCGCGCCGTGCCGCGGTGCTGCATGCGTGAGACGACCTCCTGGCCGATGAAGCAGCCCTTCTTGAAACCGATGCCGTCGAGCTGGTCGAGCAGCACGTCATGCGGGAAGGCGTCGGCAAGCGCATAGTCGGGGCCGCTCTCGGCGACGCCGCTGGCGATGCGGAGGGCGTGCCAGTCGGCCTCGGTGGCATCGGCTGCAGGCGCCGAACCGTAGTGGCGGAAGACAGGCTGCTGCAAGCGGCTGTCGCGGACAGTTGAATCGGATTGGGAGGCAGCTGAATCATCTTGCCACGAGACCGAGACAACCAATTGATTCTGCTTGGAAATGTCTGCCTTGGCTCGCAGCTTGTAGAGCATCAGGCGGCGGACAAGATCGTCAGCGATGTCGGCACGGCATTCGAGCCGGAGCCCGTTTTCGCCGCTGCGCGACACCAGGAAATCGAACATGATC
This genomic window contains:
- a CDS encoding folate-binding protein YgfZ; translated protein: MPTAILADRATIDVSGPDAEHFLQSILTVDLAALGEREAKPGALLAPQGKIMFDFLVSRSGENGLRLECRADIADDLVRRLMLYKLRAKADISKQNQLVVSVSWQDDSAASQSDSTVRDSRLQQPVFRHYGSAPAADATEADWHALRIASGVAESGPDYALADAFPHDVLLDQLDGIGFKKGCFIGQEVVSRMQHRGTARRRVLLISAASDLPAPGTDLMSGGKVVGTLGSVSGKHGLAIARIDRVKAALDAGAAITAGDVAVTPAIPDWARFTYPEAAIAEDA